Proteins co-encoded in one Lynx canadensis isolate LIC74 chromosome C1, mLynCan4.pri.v2, whole genome shotgun sequence genomic window:
- the CC1H1orf122 gene encoding uncharacterized protein C1orf122 homolog isoform X2: MLRQLGRRRPEPAGGGNVSAKAGAPPQPAVSARGGFPKDAGDGAAEP; this comes from the exons ATGCTGCGGCAGCTGGGCCGCCGGCGCCCGGAGCCGGCTGGTGGCGGG AACGTCTCAGCCAAAGCCGGAGCGCCTCCCCAGCCAGCTGTCTCCGCCCGAGGTGGCTTTCCAAAGGATGCTGGCGATGGAGCTGCGGAGCCCTGA
- the CC1H1orf122 gene encoding uncharacterized protein C1orf122 homolog isoform X1 translates to MEWGPGSDWSRGEAAGVDRGKAGLGLGGRPPPQPPRDERAQQLLDAVEQRQRQLLDTIAACEEMLRQLGRRRPEPAGGGNVSAKAGAPPQPAVSARGGFPKDAGDGAAEP, encoded by the exons ATGGAATGGGGCCCGGGCTCAGACTGGTCACGGGG GGAGGCTGCCGGCGTGGACCGTGGGAAGGCGGGGCTGGGGCTCGGCGGGAGGCCACCCCCGCAGCCGCCCCGGGATGAGCGCGCCCAGCAGCTGCTGGACGCGGTGgagcagcggcagcggcagctcCTGGACACCATCGCCGCCTGCGAGGAGATGCTGCGGCAGCTGGGCCGCCGGCGCCCGGAGCCGGCTGGTGGCGGG AACGTCTCAGCCAAAGCCGGAGCGCCTCCCCAGCCAGCTGTCTCCGCCCGAGGTGGCTTTCCAAAGGATGCTGGCGATGGAGCTGCGGAGCCCTGA